In Paenibacillus kyungheensis, the following are encoded in one genomic region:
- the yycI gene encoding two-component system regulatory protein YycI, producing the protein MLNVLLGYQLWVDVRDQAQSNLDFTSLSDNAQQAMEEKHIQVTAQIPRDTPILSKIIYQYNGQDVIETPIKLKSSVDSQLIFNEDELRNQLADEIPDIENYRYDPLVSEESVFMLHPLINSDLPLFNMNLQLYYSNQKITSYTEPQWTVSANQDQPKQEIISASNALGSLIEKEIPESSVVKDIALGFYGQTLDSTHQLAVPVWRIALDSGAFYYVQAINGEVIVPPAAENKE; encoded by the coding sequence TTGCTAAACGTTTTACTGGGATACCAGTTGTGGGTGGATGTACGTGATCAAGCCCAATCCAATCTGGACTTTACCTCTTTAAGCGATAACGCGCAGCAAGCGATGGAAGAGAAACATATTCAGGTCACCGCACAGATTCCAAGAGATACACCTATTTTGTCCAAAATCATTTACCAGTATAACGGACAAGATGTTATAGAGACTCCGATTAAGCTGAAAAGCTCTGTCGATAGTCAATTAATCTTTAATGAAGACGAATTACGTAATCAATTAGCAGACGAAATTCCTGATATCGAAAATTATCGGTATGATCCGTTAGTGAGCGAAGAAAGTGTATTTATGCTTCATCCGCTTATTAATAGTGATCTTCCTCTATTTAATATGAATTTACAGTTGTATTATAGTAATCAGAAGATTACTTCGTATACAGAGCCTCAATGGACAGTAAGTGCCAATCAAGATCAACCGAAGCAAGAAATTATCTCTGCATCGAATGCTCTTGGAAGCTTAATTGAAAAAGAAATACCCGAAAGTTCGGTAGTGAAAGATATAGCGCTCGGCTTTTACGGGCAGACACTGGACAGTACGCATCAGCTCGCTGTACCGGTATGGCGTATTGCTCTAGATAGTGGAGCTTTTTATTATGTACAAGCAATAAATGGAGAAGTGATTGTTCCTCCAGCGGCAGAAA
- a CDS encoding YycH family regulatory protein, whose amino-acid sequence MRENIKSILLVGLIVVSLVQSYYLIYRMPGADSVANSEASYVQTEDMGPRTTIENTIFPDQMIVHLKNNKHTVFYPASSNYNAIYSRLKGSNFSQFRRLSVQTVNWNEIRNDAGLEMTFSSGIPVSLLERTLDISPDSLFEGDTVNRIWIYNTTNSTKPRAFFFSASGDVVYEATDMAWTNTDIQQMMIMSTDSINYLYQTDGYYIPQTALNIQSLTLKLEMYTTEQMQRNLFFDPGATRNINEENGTEIYTDSKRSLQVDTKQKWMTYTDPTAPTTGTNNVSDNVLSAIDFVNQHGGWPGSYMLMMDNNTNDDKEFIFRQYIQSYPIVDTDKLKFGYMKLVMEHGTVSSYERSMLYTGANNPPINESNITRAKVISLPGGKALQNLIKAQIPADQMIRNIYPAYRPTLGNGVIVLSPVWMVKLQDGKSIVLNSSNTNTSMKK is encoded by the coding sequence TTGAGAGAAAATATCAAATCCATCTTACTTGTAGGCTTAATCGTAGTCAGTTTGGTACAGAGTTATTACCTGATTTACCGGATGCCTGGAGCAGATTCGGTGGCTAATTCGGAAGCTAGTTATGTGCAGACTGAAGATATGGGTCCACGGACTACGATTGAAAATACTATTTTTCCAGATCAGATGATTGTGCATCTTAAAAATAATAAACACACGGTATTCTATCCGGCATCATCGAATTACAATGCGATTTATAGCCGTCTAAAAGGTAGCAATTTTAGTCAGTTTAGACGATTATCAGTGCAGACGGTTAATTGGAATGAAATTCGTAATGATGCCGGGTTAGAAATGACATTCAGTAGCGGAATCCCTGTAAGTCTGTTGGAACGCACATTGGATATTAGCCCAGACTCATTATTTGAAGGCGATACTGTTAACCGAATCTGGATCTATAACACAACGAACAGTACCAAACCACGCGCTTTCTTTTTTAGTGCTAGTGGAGATGTAGTCTATGAAGCCACAGATATGGCATGGACGAATACAGATATTCAGCAGATGATGATAATGAGTACAGATTCGATCAATTACCTTTATCAAACAGACGGTTATTATATTCCGCAGACAGCGCTGAATATTCAATCACTGACACTCAAGCTTGAAATGTATACAACAGAACAGATGCAGCGTAATCTGTTTTTTGATCCAGGAGCAACCCGTAATATTAATGAAGAAAATGGAACCGAAATTTATACCGATAGCAAGCGCAGTCTACAGGTCGATACCAAGCAGAAATGGATGACCTATACCGATCCGACAGCACCAACAACAGGAACGAACAATGTTTCGGATAATGTATTATCTGCGATCGATTTTGTTAATCAACATGGTGGATGGCCGGGATCCTATATGCTGATGATGGATAATAACACAAATGATGATAAAGAGTTTATTTTCCGCCAGTATATTCAGTCGTATCCGATTGTAGATACCGACAAATTAAAATTCGGCTATATGAAGCTTGTAATGGAGCATGGAACAGTATCTTCTTATGAACGTTCGATGTTGTATACCGGTGCTAACAATCCGCCAATCAATGAATCGAATATTACACGAGCCAAAGTGATCTCATTACCGGGCGGCAAAGCATTACAGAACTTGATCAAAGCGCAGATTCCTGCTGATCAGATGATTCGTAATATTTATCCAGCATATCGTCCTACACTTGGTAATGGAGTGATTGTGCTGAGTCCGGTATGGATGGTTAAATTGCAAGATGGCAAAAGTATTGTACTGAACTCAAGCAATACGAATACAAGCATGAAAAAATGA
- the walK gene encoding cell wall metabolism sensor histidine kinase WalK: MKRRFPLLPGFSRTIQARLIIIYVLLILIAMQLIGVYFVSAMKNSLTSNFTQDLQERAELLSVLAADKWSGSGEAGSNAINDLKLMVDNLYNMSGTEIQEIQVLDISGRVVISSLQSGADLEGRRNTQTVVSRALQGISDNEEYIIDETGERKRVVAKPVISGGKTVGAVYIVASMKELYSTMKRINGIFLSGILIALALTAVLGVILAHTITQPIKEMTRRAKEVAEGNFDHQMTVYSDDEIGQLSEAFNYMTSRLRDALAQNEEEKDKLASILKNMSDGVVATDEQGRVILLNRVAGTMMNVSEEEIVGKELADLLHLPENERTKLLNGTLRRTVLKLGEEYEGNSSIVRVTFSPIHRRKESITGIIAVLQDVTEQEKLEGARREFVANVSHELRTPLTTIKSYTEALEDGALEERALAERFIGVIQNETQRMIRLVTDLLHLSRLDSSEAMLRKQRTDVRELLEDTIDRFSVQMQQKDIQSATDLDIDVGSVWIDRDHMDQVLDNLVSNSLKYTPDGGKVTLGAYSTEDGMVAITVTDTGIGIPKQDLDRIFERFYRVDKARSRNMGGTGLGLSIAREMVLAHEGHISLESEFGQWTKVTVTLPLHEEGDGVH, from the coding sequence GTGAAGCGCAGATTTCCGTTGCTTCCAGGGTTCAGCCGTACGATTCAAGCACGGCTGATTATTATTTATGTACTGCTTATTTTGATTGCGATGCAGTTGATTGGCGTCTATTTTGTGAGCGCGATGAAAAACTCGTTAACCAGTAATTTTACACAGGATCTACAAGAACGTGCTGAATTGCTATCGGTACTTGCAGCAGATAAATGGTCGGGTAGTGGTGAAGCAGGTTCTAATGCGATCAATGATCTAAAATTGATGGTTGATAATCTATACAATATGAGCGGCACAGAGATTCAAGAAATTCAGGTACTTGATATCAGTGGTCGGGTCGTTATTTCCTCCTTACAATCAGGTGCCGATCTGGAAGGTCGTCGTAATACGCAAACCGTAGTTAGTCGTGCATTACAAGGAATAAGCGATAATGAAGAATATATTATTGATGAGACAGGAGAGCGCAAGCGTGTTGTTGCCAAGCCAGTAATTAGCGGTGGCAAAACAGTAGGTGCTGTCTATATTGTTGCTTCTATGAAAGAATTGTACAGCACGATGAAGCGTATCAATGGTATTTTCTTATCCGGTATTCTGATTGCGCTCGCTTTAACAGCTGTGCTTGGAGTGATTCTAGCACATACGATCACACAACCGATCAAAGAAATGACCCGCCGAGCCAAAGAAGTAGCAGAGGGGAATTTTGATCATCAGATGACCGTCTATAGCGATGATGAGATCGGTCAGCTAAGTGAAGCATTTAATTATATGACCAGTCGTCTGCGAGATGCACTTGCGCAGAATGAAGAAGAAAAAGATAAACTGGCTTCGATATTGAAAAATATGAGTGATGGCGTTGTAGCTACAGACGAACAAGGTCGCGTTATTTTACTTAATCGAGTCGCTGGAACGATGATGAATGTTAGTGAAGAAGAGATTGTAGGTAAAGAGTTAGCAGACCTTTTGCACCTGCCTGAAAATGAACGTACCAAATTGTTAAACGGCACACTTCGCCGTACAGTGCTCAAATTAGGCGAGGAATATGAAGGTAATTCTTCGATTGTACGTGTTACCTTTAGCCCGATCCATCGCCGTAAAGAAAGCATTACTGGTATTATTGCCGTATTGCAAGATGTAACAGAGCAAGAAAAGTTAGAAGGCGCTCGGCGTGAATTCGTAGCTAATGTATCGCATGAATTACGTACTCCGCTGACTACGATTAAAAGTTACACGGAAGCATTGGAAGATGGAGCGCTAGAAGAACGTGCGCTGGCAGAACGATTTATCGGTGTAATCCAAAATGAAACGCAACGTATGATTCGGCTAGTCACTGACTTGCTTCATTTATCACGCTTAGATTCTAGCGAAGCGATGTTACGCAAGCAACGTACGGATGTGCGAGAACTGTTAGAAGATACGATTGATCGCTTTTCTGTACAAATGCAGCAAAAAGATATTCAATCGGCTACCGATCTCGATATTGATGTTGGTAGTGTATGGATAGATCGAGATCATATGGATCAAGTACTCGATAATCTAGTCTCTAATTCGTTAAAATACACACCGGATGGTGGTAAAGTGACACTGGGTGCTTATAGTACAGAAGATGGTATGGTTGCGATAACGGTTACCGATACAGGCATCGGGATTCCTAAGCAAGACTTGGATCGGATATTCGAACGCTTTTATCGAGTAGACAAAGCACGTTCTCGCAATATGGGAGGAACCGGATTAGGGCTTTCTATTGCCCGGGAAATGGTGCTTGCTCATGAAGGTCATATTTCCCTTGAATCAGAGTTCGGACAATGGACCAAAGTCACTGTTACGCTACCTTTGCATGAAGAAGGAGATGGAGTACATTGA
- the yycF gene encoding response regulator YycF, with translation MQGKILVVDDEQPIADILKFNLEKEGYEVICAFDGVTAVELAFAEEPDLILLDLMLPGKDGMDVCREIRTRMHMPIIMLTAKDAEIDKVLGLELGADDYVTKPFSTRELLARVKAQIRRQQKLTAVPTAPAAKEEEKKGLRLLELFIDTDMYMVYKENQPLDLTHREYELVYYMAKNAGRVMTREHLLQAVWGFEYFGDVRTVDVTIRRLREKIEDDPSKPEYILTRRGLGYMMRSPKSGGL, from the coding sequence ATGCAAGGGAAAATTCTGGTTGTCGATGATGAACAACCGATCGCAGATATATTGAAATTTAATTTGGAAAAAGAAGGTTATGAAGTCATCTGTGCATTTGATGGAGTAACGGCTGTTGAATTAGCATTTGCAGAAGAACCGGACTTAATCTTATTGGATCTGATGTTGCCAGGAAAAGACGGGATGGATGTATGCCGTGAAATACGTACACGTATGCATATGCCTATTATTATGTTAACTGCTAAAGATGCTGAGATTGATAAAGTGTTGGGATTGGAACTCGGCGCAGATGATTATGTCACCAAGCCATTTAGTACACGCGAATTGTTAGCACGTGTCAAAGCACAGATTCGTCGTCAGCAGAAATTAACAGCAGTACCAACTGCACCAGCTGCCAAAGAAGAAGAGAAAAAAGGGCTTCGATTGTTAGAGCTATTTATTGATACAGATATGTATATGGTCTATAAAGAAAATCAACCGCTTGATCTGACACACCGAGAGTATGAATTGGTGTATTATATGGCGAAAAATGCAGGTCGCGTCATGACGCGTGAGCATTTGCTTCAAGCTGTTTGGGGATTCGAATATTTTGGAGATGTTCGTACAGTCGATGTTACAATTCGTCGATTACGTGAAAAGATTGAAGACGATCCCAGTAAGCCCGAATACATTTTAACGCGTCGTGGTCTTGGTTATATGATGCGTAGTCCAAAATCAGGAGGACTATAA
- a CDS encoding M23 family metallopeptidase: MKGFRSKLGMGNTPKQDQSRDPQLEVQNEQQSTDQSETPSAWYTITVDSIRKGKNKMRRRLMIAAGGLVVVGGLIWAGNHYVTANTIPYYVVSVKGQAIGTILHKEELQQLFTTKRAAYQKKYPKATMVLNTNGITTTEERAYKAQVNSANTLKTLDGMLTAYAKSVEVNVDGKVIGIVKDQKVIDAALEQVKEKYTKKAESAKASTKTSTKAYPKQVTGLESVTLKQKVSTGEIKANPNKLLSSTQLAKVMTTGVESPTTYVVREGDTISSIASDHDITQEEIFANNPKIDEMAMQIGDELTLTVPQPPITVTTFEDYSEQIVTEPSVEIRKSDSMREGESKVVAQGSTGLKRIDYRVTKQNGQMLREEWLGQEVTKKSSPKVIIKGTKVVQGEGSGNFIWPVSGASVTSPFGQRWGKTHKGIDLVGSSSVMAADDGVVSYAGTMTGYGNVIIINHNNGYETLYGHLSQIDTSTGAIVEQGQHIGVMGNTGHSTGTHLHFEVHSGGAIQNPLGYLP; this comes from the coding sequence ATGAAAGGGTTTAGAAGCAAACTGGGGATGGGGAACACGCCCAAGCAAGATCAGTCGCGTGATCCACAGTTAGAAGTGCAGAACGAACAGCAATCAACCGATCAATCAGAGACGCCATCAGCATGGTATACCATTACAGTCGATTCGATCCGCAAGGGGAAAAATAAAATGCGTCGTCGTCTGATGATTGCTGCTGGAGGTCTGGTAGTAGTTGGCGGGCTTATTTGGGCAGGCAATCATTATGTAACAGCAAATACGATTCCTTATTATGTGGTATCTGTCAAAGGACAGGCTATCGGTACGATTTTGCATAAGGAAGAATTACAGCAGTTATTTACAACGAAGCGGGCAGCATATCAGAAGAAGTATCCAAAAGCGACGATGGTACTGAATACCAATGGCATTACAACTACAGAAGAACGTGCTTACAAAGCACAGGTCAATTCTGCAAACACACTCAAAACACTGGATGGTATGCTTACTGCCTATGCTAAAAGTGTAGAAGTGAATGTCGATGGCAAAGTGATCGGCATTGTTAAAGACCAGAAAGTGATCGATGCCGCTCTAGAACAAGTGAAAGAAAAGTATACGAAAAAAGCAGAATCGGCTAAAGCTTCTACCAAAACATCTACTAAAGCTTATCCAAAACAAGTCACAGGCTTAGAATCGGTGACATTAAAGCAAAAAGTATCTACTGGTGAAATCAAAGCCAATCCTAATAAATTGTTAAGCAGTACACAGTTAGCGAAAGTCATGACAACAGGTGTAGAATCACCAACAACTTATGTGGTACGTGAAGGTGATACGATCAGCTCGATAGCATCAGATCATGATATTACTCAAGAAGAGATTTTTGCGAATAATCCCAAAATTGATGAAATGGCGATGCAGATCGGTGATGAATTAACATTAACGGTTCCGCAACCGCCGATTACAGTCACTACATTTGAAGATTATTCCGAGCAGATTGTGACAGAACCTTCTGTAGAGATTCGGAAAAGCGATAGTATGCGTGAAGGTGAGTCCAAAGTGGTAGCTCAAGGAAGTACAGGACTTAAACGGATCGATTATCGGGTAACCAAACAAAATGGTCAGATGTTACGTGAAGAATGGTTAGGTCAAGAGGTGACGAAGAAATCATCACCTAAAGTAATCATTAAAGGAACCAAAGTAGTACAAGGGGAAGGATCAGGTAATTTTATCTGGCCGGTATCTGGAGCAAGTGTAACCAGTCCTTTTGGACAACGATGGGGCAAAACACATAAAGGGATCGATCTTGTCGGCAGTTCTTCTGTTATGGCAGCAGATGATGGTGTCGTCAGCTATGCAGGAACAATGACCGGTTATGGTAATGTCATTATTATTAATCATAACAATGGCTATGAGACGTTATACGGACATTTAAGCCAGATTGATACCAGTACAGGCGCTATTGTCGAGCAAGGACAACATATCGGTGTAATGGGCAATACAGGGCATTCCACAGGAACTCATTTACACTTTGAAGTACACAGTGGTGGTGCGATTCAGAATCCACTAGGATACTTACCATAA